Proteins co-encoded in one Campylobacter jejuni genomic window:
- the proC gene encoding pyrroline-5-carboxylate reductase: protein MLYILANGAMATALAYGLKDDYEICIVGRSIEKLQALTKEGFKTLLYKDFNIEGKDVILAFKPYALENIAQVLKGQARILISVLANVDFEKLQTIKAQNYVRIMPNTAAKYKASTTPYILKNSHFENEILDILKTFGSAYKLDNEIQMNAAMAISGCAPAFLALIAESIANAGVYEGLSKELSLNLTCSLFKSSSALLEHEHPAIIKENICSPGGVTIKGIKILEQKGIRGSFFEAINASSAK, encoded by the coding sequence ATGCTCTATATACTTGCAAATGGAGCTATGGCAACAGCCTTAGCCTATGGATTAAAAGATGATTATGAAATTTGTATAGTAGGAAGAAGTATAGAAAAACTTCAAGCCCTCACCAAAGAAGGCTTTAAAACCTTACTTTACAAAGATTTTAACATAGAAGGTAAAGATGTTATTTTAGCATTTAAACCCTATGCTTTAGAAAATATTGCTCAAGTGCTAAAAGGACAAGCACGTATCTTAATCTCTGTTTTAGCCAATGTTGATTTTGAAAAACTACAAACCATCAAAGCTCAAAATTATGTCAGAATAATGCCCAATACAGCAGCTAAATATAAGGCTTCAACCACACCATATATACTTAAAAACTCTCATTTTGAAAATGAAATTTTAGACATTTTAAAAACTTTTGGCTCGGCTTATAAGTTAGATAATGAAATACAAATGAATGCAGCTATGGCGATTAGCGGTTGCGCTCCTGCTTTTTTAGCACTTATAGCAGAAAGTATTGCTAATGCTGGAGTTTATGAAGGTTTGTCAAAAGAACTTAGTCTCAATCTTACGTGCTCTTTATTTAAAAGCTCTAGTGCTTTACTAGAACATGAACATCCAGCTATTATCAAAGAAAATATTTGCTCCCCTGGCGGAGTTACAATAAAAGGCATAAAAATACTCGAACAAAAAGGAATTCGCGGAAGTTTTTTTGAAGCCATAAATGCTAGCAGCGCTAAATGA
- a CDS encoding transformation system protein: MKKAFILIESISAITIISLIFIGIFYYYTQLYKNYENLNIFERLYKLQEELYEKPIFKTIILQTSALKPIVLQEQFVNDGIFQFQKLYFQDQNYSVYFKE; this comes from the coding sequence ATGAAAAAGGCTTTCATACTTATAGAAAGTATTAGTGCTATAACGATCATATCTTTAATTTTCATTGGCATTTTTTATTACTATACTCAACTTTACAAAAACTATGAAAATTTAAATATTTTTGAAAGACTCTATAAACTTCAAGAAGAATTATATGAAAAGCCCATTTTTAAAACCATCATACTTCAAACTTCAGCCTTAAAACCTATAGTTTTACAAGAACAGTTTGTTAATGATGGTATATTTCAATTTCAAAAATTATACTTTCAAGATCAAAATTATAGCGTTTATTTTAAAGAATGA
- the hemD gene encoding uroporphyrinogen-III synthase has translation MKIYLLNETPFKGVENLILNEIVFYDFSIDLSLYDALICTSKNALKALQHAKITLNFKLNLYAVGQSTAQYAKNLGFKKIKIPSKAYGKDLFFEFKEELKTQKCLYLRAKNIVSTLNLDLKNAGVDLDEVIVYENVFKKGDKKLTYPAIFIFVSPLSVENFLKFYSLKEEDKVVVIGQSTAKKLLNFKNLYICENQSLLECVKLAKTLV, from the coding sequence ATGAAAATTTATCTCTTAAATGAAACTCCTTTTAAAGGGGTGGAAAATCTTATTTTAAATGAGATTGTTTTTTATGATTTTAGTATAGATTTGAGTTTGTATGATGCTTTAATCTGTACTTCAAAAAATGCTTTAAAAGCTTTACAACATGCAAAAATCACTTTAAATTTCAAACTCAATTTATACGCTGTAGGACAAAGTACAGCTCAATACGCTAAAAATTTAGGTTTTAAAAAGATTAAAATTCCATCAAAGGCTTACGGAAAAGATCTTTTTTTTGAATTTAAAGAGGAATTAAAAACGCAAAAATGTTTGTATTTGAGGGCTAAAAATATTGTTTCAACTTTAAATTTGGATCTTAAAAATGCAGGTGTGGATTTAGATGAAGTGATTGTTTATGAAAATGTTTTTAAAAAAGGTGACAAAAAACTTACTTATCCTGCTATTTTTATATTTGTCTCTCCTTTAAGTGTGGAAAATTTTTTAAAATTTTATAGCTTAAAAGAAGAAGATAAGGTTGTGGTTATAGGGCAAAGTACAGCAAAGAAGCTTTTAAATTTTAAAAATCTTTATATATGCGAAAATCAAAGTCTTTTAGAGTGTGTTAAGCTTGCTAAGACTTTGGTTTAA
- the thiE gene encoding thiamine phosphate synthase, with protein MKNKLDLSLYLVASQGNKSEECFLNTLENAIKGGVSIIQLREKELNAREFYKLGLKVQKLCKAYKIPFLINDRVDIALALDADGVHLGQEDLEVKLARKLLGDEKIIGLSLKKLEQLEFIQGANYLGCGAIKATPTKESSLLSLELLSQICDKSPIGVVAIGGVDKAVLDELKGINLSGVAVVRAIMDAKDAFLAAKELKCKIYENLSLK; from the coding sequence ATGAAAAATAAATTAGATCTTAGTCTTTATCTAGTTGCCTCTCAGGGAAATAAAAGCGAGGAGTGTTTTTTAAATACTTTAGAAAATGCTATAAAAGGCGGAGTAAGTATCATACAACTTCGTGAAAAAGAGCTTAATGCAAGAGAATTTTATAAACTAGGTTTAAAGGTGCAAAAACTTTGCAAGGCTTATAAAATACCTTTTTTGATTAACGATAGGGTGGATATAGCTTTAGCCTTAGATGCTGATGGGGTGCATTTAGGGCAGGAAGATTTAGAAGTAAAACTAGCTAGAAAGCTTTTAGGAGATGAAAAAATCATAGGCCTAAGCCTTAAAAAACTAGAACAACTTGAGTTCATACAAGGAGCAAATTATCTAGGTTGTGGAGCTATTAAGGCAACGCCTACTAAAGAAAGTTCGCTTTTAAGCCTTGAGCTTTTAAGTCAAATTTGTGATAAAAGTCCTATAGGGGTTGTAGCTATAGGAGGGGTTGATAAAGCAGTGCTTGATGAGTTAAAGGGTATAAATTTAAGCGGCGTGGCTGTGGTTAGGGCGATCATGGATGCTAAAGATGCTTTTTTGGCAGCTAAAGAGTTAAAGTGTAAAATCTATGAAAATTTATCTCTTAAATGA
- the thiD gene encoding bifunctional hydroxymethylpyrimidine kinase/phosphomethylpyrimidine kinase, with protein MKAKGSELIPVLTIAGSDCSGGAGIQADLKTFSAHNLFGMSVVLSVVAENTARVISVHDIPTQSVDEQMLAVFEDIVPKATKIGMIGSCELMSCVAKNLSEFKPQNIVIDPVMFAKNGYALMPQENCDFFKQTIVKFADILTPNIPEAEFLCGFKIANEEQMIKAAKHLCSLGAKAVLLKGGHSEINANDVLYDGKEIYILKGERIETKNTHGTGCTLSSAIASNLAKGKDLFHAVSEAKEYVRNAIYYSLNLGKGCGPTNHFFKFLDEK; from the coding sequence ATGAAAGCAAAAGGAAGCGAACTTATACCTGTTTTAACTATAGCAGGAAGCGATTGTAGTGGTGGAGCGGGGATACAAGCCGATCTTAAAACCTTTAGTGCGCACAATCTTTTTGGTATGAGTGTGGTTTTAAGTGTAGTAGCTGAAAATACCGCAAGGGTGATTTCTGTACACGATATACCTACTCAAAGCGTAGATGAACAAATGCTTGCCGTATTTGAAGATATAGTGCCAAAGGCAACTAAAATCGGAATGATAGGTTCTTGTGAATTAATGAGCTGTGTAGCTAAAAATTTAAGCGAGTTTAAACCTCAAAACATAGTGATCGATCCTGTAATGTTTGCTAAAAATGGCTATGCTTTAATGCCGCAAGAAAATTGTGATTTTTTCAAGCAAACCATAGTAAAATTTGCAGACATTCTTACGCCTAATATTCCTGAAGCAGAGTTTTTATGCGGTTTTAAGATCGCTAATGAAGAGCAGATGATAAAAGCAGCTAAGCATTTATGCAGCTTGGGGGCTAAGGCAGTTTTACTTAAAGGCGGACATAGTGAAATAAATGCCAATGATGTGCTTTATGATGGAAAAGAAATTTATATTTTAAAAGGCGAACGCATAGAAACTAAAAATACTCACGGTACAGGTTGTACGCTTTCTTCGGCTATTGCTAGTAATTTAGCTAAGGGCAAGGATTTATTTCATGCCGTTAGTGAAGCTAAAGAATATGTAAGAAATGCGATTTATTATTCACTCAATCTTGGAAAAGGTTGTGGTCCTACAAATCATTTTTTCAAGTTTTTAGATGAAAAATAA
- a CDS encoding endonuclease III domain-containing protein — MTGAQIFTKFLNLDLNYHDFDWLENQGLSEFELLISVILTQNTNWKNVLKALENLKKENIASLEQINTLSNLELATLIKPSGFYNTKAKRLKGLVESIINTYENLENFKTNVSRKWLLNIKGLGFESVDGILNYLCKREILVVDSYSLRLAFHLGYEFENYEELREFFQSSIESEQENLCKILGRKCELYELYQIFHALIVAFAKQSFKGQKLSPKGEEWIKILKEDL, encoded by the coding sequence ATGACTGGAGCACAAATTTTTACCAAGTTTTTAAATTTAGATTTAAATTATCATGATTTTGATTGGCTTGAAAATCAAGGATTGAGTGAATTTGAGCTTTTAATTTCTGTGATTTTAACTCAAAATACAAATTGGAAAAATGTCTTAAAAGCTTTAGAAAATTTAAAAAAGGAAAATATTGCAAGTTTAGAACAAATTAATACTTTATCCAATTTAGAACTTGCAACTTTAATTAAGCCTAGCGGGTTTTATAATACCAAAGCCAAGCGTTTAAAAGGCTTAGTAGAAAGTATCATAAACACTTATGAAAATTTAGAAAATTTTAAAACAAATGTAAGCAGAAAATGGCTTTTAAATATCAAAGGTTTGGGTTTTGAAAGTGTTGATGGGATATTAAACTATCTTTGCAAAAGAGAGATTTTGGTTGTAGATAGTTATAGCTTGCGTTTGGCTTTTCACTTAGGTTATGAGTTTGAAAATTATGAAGAATTAAGAGAATTTTTTCAAAGTAGTATAGAGAGTGAGCAAGAAAATTTGTGTAAAATTTTAGGGAGAAAATGCGAACTTTATGAACTTTATCAAATTTTTCATGCTTTGATTGTAGCTTTTGCAAAACAGAGTTTTAAAGGACAAAAATTAAGCCCTAAGGGTGAAGAATGGATTAAAATTTTAAAGGAAGATTTATGA
- a CDS encoding ATP-binding protein — translation MDWNKTYAAIYRARKDYLKPIFEIDPITLKDLVAMESQKKALYENTLNFIQNKGANHALLWGSKGTGKSSLIKAIFNEFKEQGLRLVELNKEDLFALADIIDEIRLENFKFILFCDDFSFEKGDDSYKFLKPLLEGSIEKAPNNVIIYASSNRRHLLSESIADNLDTQIAHTELHLSDAAEERLSLSDRFGLWLSFYQGNLEEYLKMIDFYFKDYSCDKELLHAKAKEFANLRASRSGRTAKQFYLAFKENFK, via the coding sequence ATGGATTGGAATAAAACTTATGCAGCAATTTATAGAGCAAGAAAAGATTATTTAAAGCCTATTTTTGAAATCGATCCTATCACTTTAAAAGATTTAGTAGCTATGGAAAGTCAAAAAAAAGCACTTTATGAAAATACTTTAAATTTTATTCAAAATAAAGGGGCAAATCACGCACTTTTATGGGGATCCAAGGGCACTGGAAAATCAAGTTTAATTAAAGCTATATTTAATGAATTTAAAGAACAGGGCTTAAGACTTGTCGAATTAAATAAAGAAGATTTATTTGCCTTGGCAGATATCATCGATGAAATCAGATTAGAAAATTTTAAATTTATACTTTTTTGTGATGATTTTTCTTTTGAGAAGGGAGATGATAGTTATAAATTTTTAAAACCTTTACTTGAAGGAAGCATAGAAAAAGCCCCAAATAATGTAATTATTTATGCGAGTTCAAATCGTAGGCATTTATTAAGTGAAAGCATTGCTGATAATCTTGATACGCAAATTGCACATACAGAACTTCATTTAAGTGATGCCGCTGAAGAAAGATTAAGCTTGAGTGATAGATTTGGTTTGTGGTTAAGTTTTTATCAGGGAAATTTAGAAGAGTATTTAAAGATGATAGATTTTTATTTTAAAGATTATTCTTGTGATAAAGAGCTTTTACACGCTAAAGCTAAAGAATTTGCTAATCTAAGAGCAAGTAGAAGTGGTCGTACTGCAAAGCAATTTTATTTGGCTTTTAAGGAGAATTTTAAATGA
- the mfd gene encoding DEAD/DEAH box helicase, which yields MQASFYEYLQNPKICELFLCKDEKQADLLAQVSRFKGLKTFVLPDFRAQFGDDLRAFSKELFDLCKILNAYHKEEEKKILISPLNTVLKKLPSKKHLQNYHIDKKQNFDLKCFEDEISRLGYEFVDIVQDKGEISIRADIIDIFCINEENPIRILLFGEEIESIRYFDLQSQKSIPNELEHFEICPFLKYFDKENYEIFKDKLEDFQSDTLIHDINSLGFWCIDDFFDYLELDFLACEKFDINEYEKDISFVNAKILPQAKKFKELQSSYNKDFFEFHKNKKITLLAKNEALFKALELEDTQNIHFVKSDLRLNLISPEELIISLNQNKKQKTRKKASLIIDELKNGDYIVHEDYGVGKFLGLEMIVISGAKKEFVAIEYQNSDKLLLPVENLYLIDKYLGVSGSIPSLDKLGKTSFIKLKEKLKTKLLAIASEIVIMAAKRSLVQAKKITVDLNRQTDFIASAGFVYTSDQDKACHEILQDFQSGKVMDRLLSGDVGFGKTEVAMNAIYPVVKSGFCAFLFAPTTLLSHQHYKTLKKRFDPFDIKVFKLDRFTSSAEKKQVLQNLKENKACVVVGTHVLLSVECENLALVIIDEEHKFGVKQKEKLKEITQNSHILSMSATPIPRSLNQALSSIKSYSVLQTPPEDRMDVRTFVKENDDALLKEAIARELRRGGQIFYIHNHIASIEQCKKHLLELFSTLRILILHSKIDAKVQEEEMLKFENKEYDLLLSTSIVESGIDLPNANTIIVEKSDRFGMADLHQLRGRVGRSDKQGYCYFLIEDKNAITKDALKRLVSLESNSFLGAGSILAYHDLEIRGGGNLLGVDQSGHIEQIGYSLYLKMLEDELNALSKNEVDQKENKLDLKLNVNAFLNSELISEDRLRLELYRRLSKCEQVHEVYEIEGEIEDRFGKLDIYTKQFLSLITIKILALNKFKSISNYEQNIQFIALNDEKELIKAKSKDDDDILEAILTHLRKA from the coding sequence ATGCAAGCTTCATTTTATGAATACTTACAAAATCCAAAAATTTGTGAACTTTTTCTTTGTAAAGATGAAAAACAAGCAGATTTACTCGCTCAAGTTTCACGATTTAAGGGTTTAAAAACCTTTGTTTTACCTGATTTTAGAGCGCAGTTTGGAGATGATTTAAGGGCTTTTTCTAAAGAACTTTTTGATCTTTGTAAGATTTTAAATGCTTATCATAAAGAAGAAGAAAAAAAAATCCTTATTTCTCCTTTAAATACTGTTTTAAAAAAACTTCCTTCAAAAAAACATTTGCAAAATTATCATATCGATAAAAAACAAAATTTTGATTTGAAATGTTTTGAAGATGAAATTTCAAGATTGGGATACGAATTTGTAGATATAGTTCAGGATAAAGGTGAAATTTCAATTCGTGCGGATATTATTGATATTTTTTGTATCAATGAAGAAAATCCTATTAGAATTTTGCTTTTTGGCGAAGAGATTGAAAGTATAAGATATTTTGATTTGCAAAGTCAAAAGTCTATTCCTAACGAACTAGAACATTTTGAAATTTGTCCTTTTTTAAAATATTTTGACAAAGAAAATTATGAAATTTTTAAGGACAAATTAGAAGATTTTCAAAGCGATACTTTAATACATGATATCAATTCTTTAGGGTTTTGGTGTATTGATGATTTTTTTGATTATTTAGAACTTGATTTTTTAGCTTGTGAAAAGTTTGATATTAATGAATATGAAAAAGATATAAGTTTTGTGAATGCAAAAATTTTACCTCAAGCTAAAAAATTTAAAGAATTACAAAGTTCTTATAATAAAGATTTTTTTGAATTTCATAAAAATAAAAAAATCACACTTTTAGCTAAAAACGAAGCTTTATTTAAAGCTTTAGAGCTTGAAGATACTCAAAATATCCATTTTGTAAAAAGTGATTTAAGGCTTAATCTTATTAGTCCTGAAGAGCTAATCATTTCTTTAAATCAAAACAAAAAACAAAAAACAAGAAAAAAAGCTAGTTTGATTATAGATGAGCTTAAAAATGGGGATTATATAGTACACGAAGATTATGGGGTAGGTAAATTTTTAGGTCTTGAGATGATAGTGATAAGCGGAGCAAAAAAAGAGTTTGTTGCTATAGAGTATCAAAATTCTGACAAGCTTTTATTACCAGTGGAAAATCTTTATTTGATTGATAAATATTTGGGCGTGAGTGGATCTATTCCAAGCTTAGATAAACTAGGTAAAACAAGCTTTATTAAACTTAAAGAAAAATTAAAGACTAAACTTTTAGCCATAGCTTCTGAAATTGTTATTATGGCGGCTAAAAGATCTTTGGTGCAAGCAAAAAAAATTACAGTGGATTTAAATAGACAGACTGATTTTATAGCTAGTGCGGGTTTTGTTTATACAAGTGATCAAGATAAAGCCTGTCATGAAATTTTGCAAGATTTTCAAAGTGGAAAAGTCATGGATAGGCTTTTAAGCGGTGATGTGGGTTTTGGAAAAACAGAAGTCGCTATGAATGCTATTTATCCAGTAGTTAAAAGTGGATTTTGTGCATTTTTATTTGCGCCTACAACTTTGCTTTCTCATCAGCATTATAAAACCTTAAAAAAGCGTTTTGATCCTTTTGATATAAAGGTTTTTAAACTTGATCGCTTTACAAGTAGTGCAGAAAAAAAACAAGTTTTACAAAATTTAAAAGAAAATAAAGCTTGTGTAGTTGTAGGAACTCATGTGCTTTTAAGTGTAGAATGTGAAAATTTAGCCCTTGTTATTATTGATGAAGAGCATAAATTTGGAGTGAAGCAAAAAGAAAAGCTTAAAGAAATCACTCAAAATTCACATATTTTATCCATGTCAGCAACCCCTATACCAAGAAGCTTAAATCAAGCTTTAAGTTCTATAAAATCTTATAGTGTTTTGCAAACTCCACCAGAAGATAGGATGGATGTAAGAACTTTTGTTAAAGAAAATGATGACGCGCTTTTAAAAGAAGCTATAGCAAGAGAGTTAAGACGCGGCGGACAAATTTTTTATATTCATAATCATATTGCAAGCATAGAGCAGTGTAAAAAGCATTTATTAGAACTTTTTTCTACTTTGCGTATTTTGATTTTACATTCTAAAATTGATGCTAAGGTGCAAGAAGAAGAAATGTTAAAATTTGAAAATAAAGAATATGATTTGCTTTTAAGTACTTCTATCGTAGAAAGTGGGATTGATTTGCCCAATGCAAATACTATTATAGTAGAAAAAAGCGATCGTTTTGGTATGGCTGATTTACACCAATTGCGTGGGCGTGTGGGAAGAAGTGATAAGCAAGGCTATTGTTATTTTTTAATCGAAGATAAAAATGCTATCACAAAAGATGCCTTAAAGCGTCTTGTTTCCTTAGAAAGTAATTCTTTTTTAGGTGCAGGTTCTATTTTGGCTTATCATGATCTTGAAATTCGTGGCGGTGGAAATTTATTAGGCGTGGATCAAAGTGGACATATCGAGCAAATTGGATATAGTTTATATCTTAAAATGTTAGAAGATGAACTTAATGCTTTAAGTAAAAATGAAGTGGATCAAAAAGAAAATAAACTTGATTTAAAACTCAATGTTAATGCCTTTTTAAACAGCGAACTTATCAGCGAAGATCGCTTAAGATTAGAACTTTATAGAAGACTTAGCAAGTGTGAGCAAGTTCATGAGGTTTATGAGATCGAAGGTGAAATTGAAGATCGCTTTGGAAAACTTGACATTTATACTAAGCAATTTTTATCTTTGATTACTATTAAAATTTTAGCTTTAAATAAATTTAAAAGTATTAGCAACTATGAGCAAAATATTCAATTTATTGCTTTAAATGATGAAAAAGAACTCATCAAGGCAAAAAGCAAAGATGATGATGATATTTTAGAGGCAATTTTAACGCATTTAAGAAAGGCTTAA
- a CDS encoding polymer-forming cytoskeletal protein — translation MAIFNKGGISPTSSSSSETTVISSGARIEGKFYFASMLHVDGELSGIIHSESIVVIGKNGNLKGELQADKIVVNGCFEGQLEANSLEILAGGVVNGDISTQKISIENGGRFNGTSKIKEDTIKLIENNNEE, via the coding sequence ATGGCAATCTTTAATAAAGGCGGTATCAGCCCAACATCCAGCTCTAGCTCAGAAACAACAGTAATTTCTTCAGGTGCGAGAATTGAGGGTAAATTTTATTTTGCTTCTATGCTTCATGTTGATGGAGAGTTAAGTGGTATTATTCATTCTGAAAGCATTGTGGTTATCGGAAAAAATGGAAATTTAAAAGGTGAATTACAAGCAGATAAAATTGTAGTAAATGGGTGTTTTGAAGGGCAACTTGAGGCCAATAGTTTAGAAATTTTAGCGGGCGGAGTTGTTAATGGCGATATTTCAACGCAAAAAATTTCTATAGAAAATGGCGGTCGCTTTAATGGAACTAGTAAAATTAAAGAAGATACTATCAAACTTATTGAAAATAACAACGAAGAATAA
- a CDS encoding M23 family metallopeptidase — MVKNKFTITITDINGSRHFYLNQIIKKIVFYIIAFIVLFLVFSGFYIKYLDSKLSDISEKREELLKKSKELELSNSQMQKSIEEKTQQYAAIEDKIASFEEALGLEAENNLTISARLDNLQLTNEQQLGILGQIPNGWPIENKGITGNFGWREHPLLKRREFHPGIDLRAEIGTPIYAPASGVVEFSGYSDNGYGYNVILLHNFGFKTVFAHMMRKEVVKAGQFVNKGQLIGYSGNTGLSTGPHLHYEVRFINKTLEPLYFLNLQRKNMNDFFNQERRVPWQSLIKAVSAQHPALAQKQQ; from the coding sequence GTGGTAAAAAATAAATTCACTATTACCATTACAGATATTAACGGTTCAAGACATTTTTATTTAAATCAAATAATCAAAAAAATAGTTTTTTATATTATTGCTTTTATTGTTTTATTTTTAGTTTTTAGTGGTTTTTATATCAAATATCTCGATAGCAAACTTAGTGATATCAGTGAAAAGCGTGAGGAGCTTTTGAAAAAAAGCAAAGAATTGGAATTATCTAATTCGCAAATGCAAAAAAGCATAGAAGAAAAAACTCAGCAGTATGCAGCTATAGAAGATAAAATAGCTTCTTTTGAAGAGGCTTTGGGCTTAGAAGCAGAAAATAATCTTACAATTAGTGCAAGACTTGATAATCTTCAGCTTACCAATGAGCAGCAACTTGGAATTTTGGGGCAAATTCCTAATGGATGGCCTATTGAAAATAAAGGCATTACAGGAAATTTTGGCTGGAGAGAGCATCCGCTTTTAAAAAGAAGGGAATTTCATCCTGGTATTGATTTAAGAGCAGAAATTGGTACTCCTATTTATGCACCAGCAAGTGGAGTAGTGGAATTTTCAGGTTATAGCGATAATGGCTATGGCTATAATGTAATTTTATTGCATAATTTTGGTTTTAAAACAGTATTTGCTCATATGATGCGCAAAGAAGTGGTCAAAGCAGGTCAATTTGTTAATAAAGGGCAGTTGATAGGTTATAGTGGCAATACGGGTCTTTCTACGGGGCCGCATTTGCACTATGAGGTAAGGTTTATTAATAAAACTTTAGAACCTTTGTATTTTTTAAATTTGCAAAGAAAAAATATGAATGATTTTTTTAATCAAGAAAGGAGAGTTCCATGGCAATCTTTAATAAAGGCGGTATCAGCCCAACATCCAGCTCTAGCTCAGAAACAACAGTAA
- the folC gene encoding folylpolyglutamate synthase/dihydrofolate synthase family protein gives MQRLMNNIMKVENFLAQKSINYDKIDRFLMFRMYEKYKKYFKNIPIIQLIGTNGKGSTGRYLTQLLENLNYKIGHYTSPHIFSFNERFYLDGKIANDEELEQAHIRLEEIFKQDLQKLSYFEYATFLAMILFQKCDFIVLEAGVGGEYDATSVFERRMSIFTRIGFDHIQILGNSLEDIARTKLKVMAPIALISDEQEQNVLNLAKKIAFLKKANLQVSSLNPFLKEKFEIYCKKFVLPYFLKHNLKLALKACEILTSQDKTLEALKKLQELNLQGRCQEISPNFFVDVGHNPMAAKAMLDKFQGEKINLIYNAYLDKDIFQILNTLKPIIDTIQIYKYKSAERKLADDEIYSIASKLGIQCKEFVKLEENKKNLVFGSFMLVENFLKEWCGKK, from the coding sequence TTGCAGCGGTTAATGAACAACATAATGAAAGTTGAGAATTTTTTAGCTCAAAAAAGTATAAATTACGATAAAATTGATCGTTTTTTGATGTTTAGAATGTATGAAAAATATAAGAAATATTTTAAAAATATTCCCATAATCCAACTTATAGGCACAAATGGTAAAGGTAGCACGGGTAGATATTTAACCCAACTTTTAGAAAATTTAAATTATAAAATAGGGCATTATACTAGCCCGCACATTTTCAGTTTTAATGAAAGATTTTATCTTGATGGTAAGATTGCGAATGATGAAGAATTAGAACAAGCTCATATAAGACTTGAAGAAATTTTTAAACAAGACTTGCAAAAATTAAGTTATTTCGAATATGCTACTTTTTTAGCTATGATTTTATTTCAAAAATGCGATTTCATTGTTTTAGAAGCAGGAGTGGGTGGAGAATATGATGCTACTTCTGTTTTTGAAAGAAGGATGAGTATTTTTACAAGAATTGGATTTGACCATATTCAAATTTTGGGCAATTCTTTAGAAGATATTGCAAGAACCAAGCTTAAAGTTATGGCACCTATAGCACTTATAAGTGATGAGCAAGAGCAAAATGTTTTAAATTTAGCAAAAAAAATTGCTTTTTTAAAAAAAGCTAATTTGCAAGTTTCCTCCTTAAATCCTTTTTTGAAAGAAAAATTTGAGATTTATTGTAAAAAGTTTGTTTTACCTTATTTTTTAAAGCATAATTTAAAGCTTGCATTAAAGGCTTGTGAAATTTTAACTTCGCAAGACAAAACCTTAGAAGCTTTAAAAAAGTTACAAGAGTTAAATTTACAAGGAAGATGCCAAGAAATTTCTCCAAATTTTTTTGTTGATGTGGGTCATAATCCCATGGCTGCTAAGGCCATGCTTGATAAATTTCAAGGAGAAAAAATAAATCTTATTTATAATGCTTATTTGGATAAGGATATTTTTCAAATTTTAAATACATTAAAGCCTATTATTGATACAATACAAATATATAAATATAAAAGTGCAGAACGAAAGCTGGCCGATGATGAAATTTATAGTATTGCATCAAAGCTAGGCATACAATGTAAAGAATTTGTAAAATTAGAAGAGAATAAAAAAAATCTAGTTTTTGGTTCTTTTATGCTGGTAGAAAATTTTTTAAAGGAGTGGTGTGGTAAAAAATAA
- the lptE gene encoding LPS assembly lipoprotein LptE, with amino-acid sequence MKKILIFCIGLFLGACGYIPISKIANNIFDEKVYVNVELSQQDPKNSIYVADTLKEMVISKLGRKLALKHEADDVINVKMNNLEFIPLAYDKNGYVISYKAKLNLDFNVVFKDGSSQAFSTSGSYNFEISPNSIISDSARYEAIRAASSEAFDEFISVIAIKGQKRDSKY; translated from the coding sequence ATGAAAAAGATTTTAATTTTTTGTATAGGTTTATTTTTAGGCGCTTGTGGATATATTCCTATATCAAAAATCGCTAATAATATTTTCGATGAGAAGGTTTATGTTAATGTTGAATTAAGTCAACAAGACCCAAAAAATAGTATCTATGTTGCCGATACTTTAAAAGAAATGGTAATTTCAAAATTAGGGCGTAAACTTGCTTTAAAACACGAGGCAGATGATGTAATTAATGTTAAAATGAATAATTTAGAATTTATTCCTTTAGCTTATGATAAAAATGGCTATGTTATTAGTTATAAAGCTAAATTAAATTTAGATTTTAATGTTGTCTTTAAAGATGGTTCAAGTCAGGCTTTTAGTACAAGTGGAAGTTATAATTTTGAAATTTCTCCAAATAGTATTATTAGTGATTCTGCAAGGTATGAGGCTATTCGAGCAGCTTCAAGCGAGGCATTTGATGAGTTTATTTCCGTAATTGCTATTAAAGGGCAAAAACGTGATTCCAAATACTAA